CACCTCGGGGTCGCCGGCGATCACGAGCAGGGCGGCCTCGGCCGTCGTCGCCTCGGGGAGACTCGTCCCGGTGAACAGCGCGTTCCGCGCGACGGTCGTCGTCGTCCGGATGTTCTCGCCGCCGTCCTCGCTCGCGACCGCGCTGGCGTAGCCGAGGGCCGCGACGCCGCCGCCCCGGAGGGTGTTGATCACCTCGCTGGAGTCGACCACGCTCTCGGCGACGCCCTCGACGGCCTCGCCGGCGGCGAACAGCAGGCCGACCCGGCGGGCGATCTTCTCGTTGATCCGCTCGAAGGCGCCCTCGACGCTCTCGCCCTGTTCGTGCCACGCGTCGTTGTCGATCAACAGCGTCGCGTCGGCCTCCCGGACGACCGTCTTCAGCGAGCGGCCGGCGTTGGCCTGATAGAGCGCGCCCTCGTTCCGTCCCGGCAGGATGCCGAGCGCGTAGACCGGCACGTCGTACACCCGCTGGAGGTTGTGGACCACCACCGGCGCGCCGCCGCTGCCGGTCCCGCCGCCGAGACCCGCGACGACGAATATCGCCTCCGCGCGGGAGGTGACGTGCCCGTCGAGCGCGTCGAGTATCTCGTCGATGTCGGCCTGTGCGACCTCGGTCCCCAGTTCGTTGTCCGCGCCGACGCCGTGACCGTTCACCCGATCCTGCCCGATCAGGAGGGTGTCGACGAACTCGATCGAGCGGAGGTCGGCCTCGGCGGAGTTGATCGCGAGCGCGCCCTGTACCGCGTCGAAGCCCATCTCCGCGTCGAAGCGAGCGAGTCGTTCGGTTACTTTGCCGCCGGCCTGTCCCACACCGATCAGGGCGACCTTCATACGCCCCCTCTCTCCCGGGGTTGTGTTGAATCTTGTGAACGTCAGTTTAAGTTGGATAACGCGGCCAGACCGTCCGTGCGAACGCCAGTCGAACGGCGCTCGTCCGGCGAGACCGAGACGCCGTGTTCGTGTACCGCATCGTTCGCGGGCGAGACGCTCGTCCTCGACGCCGCCGACTGCGACGGGACCCTCGCGTCGGCGCCCGACTGCCGCGAGACGGTCGTGGCGCGACTCGCCGCCCGCGCCGGACCGGTCGCGGCCGTCGCCGCCGAATCCGGGCTGGCGGTCGTCGCCGAGGCGGTCGACGGCTACGGCGCGCTCGCCCCGAAGGCAACCCCTTTCAGGCCGACGCCCGTCCCCCCGGGTATGTTCTACGAGCAGCGAACGACGGCGCCCGACTCGCCGGCGGACCTCCGCGCGGAGTACGAGACGGACCTCGCGGGCGTTCTCGACCGGGTCGACCTCTCGGAGGCGGTCGCGACGACCGGGATCGAGCGCGAGCGCCTCGAAGCGCTCCGCGACGGCGACTCGCCGTCCCTCTCGCTGGCGGAGGCCGCCGCGATCCTGGCGCTCGACGAGGGCGAACCCGACGCCGAGACGATCGAGACGATGGCGACCGAGCACCTGCTGCTCGGGATGTCGACCGCGGTGCTCGACGTCGAGACCGTCGAGAGCGAACTCGACATCGACCTCGACGCCAAGGAGGTCCAGCAGAAGATCGAACGCCGCGCCCCGATGTCGTTCGCGGAGTTCGTCCACGTCCAGTACGTGATCGCCGACCGGATGTCCTAGGGGCGGAACGCCGGCCGTCCGCTCGCCCGACACCGGACGGCGGTGCGATTATGTCCCCGGCGTCCCGAGGTGGCGTATGCGCGTCGCGATCCTCGGCTGTGGCTACGTCGGCCTCGAACTCGGCCGGCAACTCGCGGAGCGAGGCCACGAGGCGATCGGCGTCCGCCGATCGGACGAGGGCATCGAGCGAATCGACGCGGCCGGCTTCGCGGCCGTGCGCGCGGACGTAACCGCCCCGGAGGACCTGACGGCGGTCCCCGACGTCGACGCGGTGGTCTTCGCCGCGAGCAGCGGCGGCCGGGGCGCGGCGGCCGCCCGCGAGGTGTACGTCGAGGGGCTCGACGCCGCCGTCGAGGCGTTCGGCGAGCGCGAGACGCCCCCGGATCGGCTCGTCTACACCTCCTCGACGGGCGTCCACGGCGACCACGGCGGCGACTGGGTCGACGAGGGGACGCCGATCGAACCGACCACGGAGAAGACCGAGGTCCTCGCGGCGGCCGAGCGGCTCGCCCTCGATCGTCCGCCCGAGTACGGCTTCGAGGGGACGGTCGCCCGCTACGCCGGGCTGTACGGCCCCGACCGGTACCGCCTCGACCGCTACCTCGACGGGCCGGTGACGGAGGGCTACCTCAACATGGTCCACCGCGACGACGCCGCCGGCGCGGTCCGGTTCCTGCTGGAGGAGGACCTCGCCCGCGGCGAGGTCGTGCAGGTGGTCGACGACGAACCCGTCTCGAAGTGGGCGTTCGCCGACTGGCTCGCCGACGAGTGCGGCGTCGAGCGCCCGCCCAAGCGGACGAAGGCGGAGCGACTGGCGGCGGGCGACCTCTCGGCGGCCGCGCGGCGGCGGCTCCTGACGAGCAAGCGCTGTTCGAACGGGAAACTCCGCTCGCTGGGCTACGAGTTCGCCCATCCCACGTTCCGGGAGGGGTACCGCGCCGCGGTCGAGACGTACCGGCGAGGCGAGACGCCCTAGACCGGCGTCTCGCTCGCTGTCGCCGCTATCGACGACCCGCGGCTGGTGACAATCATGAGAAGGTTCATGGTCGTTCGATTTGAGTGTCGCGTATGAGCTACCGGGGCGACGGGGCGGCCGGCGAACCGGTCGTCGCTGCGGTCGCCGACTCGCTGGAGGCCGTCGACCCGCTGGTCCTCTCGCTGCTCGTCCTCGGCGTCGTCGCGCTCGTCGTCGGCGGCTGGTGGGTCGTCCGCTGGTTCCGGCGGCCGCCGGGGGTGCGACTCCAGCGGGTCCTCGCGAAACAGGAGGCGGTGACGGTGCTGATGCACCCGAACCCCGACCCCGACGCGATGGCGTGTGCGATGGGAGTCGCCGCGATCGCCGACGCCGTCGACACGGAGACGACGCTCCAGTACCCCGGCGAGATCCGCCACCAGGAGAACCGCGCGTTCCGGACGGTCCTCGACCTCGACCTCGAGCACATCGAGTCGGCGGGCGACCTCGCCTCCGAGACCGTCGTCCTCGTCGATCACAACACTCCGCGGGGGTTCACCGGCGGCCAGACGATCGAGCCGCTGGCCGTCGTCGACCACCACCCCGGCAACGGCGCCGGCACGGCGTTCACCGACGTCCGCACCGACTACGGCGCGGCCTCGACGGTCGTCGTCGAGTACCTCGAGGAGATCGGGGCGACGGTGGCCCCCGAGGAGGAGGGCGACGACGAGTTCGTCGTCTCGCCGGAACTCGCGACCGGTCTCCTCTACGGGATCCAGTCCGATACGAACCACCTGACGAAGGGCTGTTCGGCCGCCGACTTCGACGCCTGCGCGTACCTCTTCCCCGGGATCGACGAGGACCTCCTCGACCGGATCGCCAACCCGCAGGTCAGCGACGACGTCCTGCAGGTGAAAGCGGACGCGATCACCGACAAGCGCGTCGAGGGCTCGTTCGCCATCTGCGACGTCGGCGAGGTCGAGAACGTCGACGCCATCCCGCAGGCGGCGGACGAACTCATGCACCTCGAGGGGGTGACGGCGGTCGTCGTCTACGGCGAGAACGACGGGACGATGCACCTCTCGGGACGGTCCCGGGACGACCGCGTCCACATGGGCGAGGCGCTCAGCCACGCCGTCGGCGACATCCCGATGGCGAACGCCGGCGGCCACGCCCGGATGGGCGGCGGTCAGCTCTCGGTCGACCACATGAACGGCATCGGCCCCTCCGACGGGATCAGCAAGGCCGAGTTCGAGGAACGGATCTTCTCCGCGATGGCCGGCGAACGCTAGCGACGGTCGCGGCCGCGGACGAACGCGGCGAGGGCCGCCGCGTTGGCCGTCTCGCCGCGGTCGTCGAGTCGCGCGAGGAGGGCGCCGTAGCTCACACGCACGTTCCCACGGGCGACGGCAAAACGGTTGTCGACGCGCCACAGGGATCCCCGGTCGGCGGTCGGGACGCTGGGCCGGCTGGAGCCGGGAAAAGGAGGCGTTTCGGTCGGCTACCGGATCTCCTTCCACTCCCGACCGCAGTCGGGGCAGGTCCGGATCGTCGCGATGGAGTCGGGATCGTTCGTCGTCTTCAGCGGCTTCTCGCACTCGGCGCAGGTTACCCGTTCGTAGGTGTCCTTCTCGAGTTCGCCTTCGCGAAGCGCCTTCCGGATGGAGTTCATGTTCGCCCTTTACGGAGGTGGAGGTGAAAAAGACAGGGGGCCGTTCTCGATGTCGTGTCGGCGAGCGGACAATGCTTCGATTCGAAAGGGTTGAAACGACGGTGACCCTACCACCCGAGGATGACGCAGCGAGCCGACGACGGCGGGCTACCGGGGCGCGCGGAGGTGTTCGGCTCGCTGTGCGTGCTGGTCTTTCTGGTCAACCTCGGCCGGGTGATCTACGCGCCGCTGCTGGAGCCGTTCCGGACGACGTTCGGCGCGACGCCGGGTCAACTCGGGCTGCTGGCGACGCTCGCGTGGGTCGGGAGCGCGGCGCCGCGGTTCCCCACGGGCTACCTCCTGACGAAGGTTCCGCGCCACTGGGTCGTCCTCTCGACGGGGCTCGTACTCGCCGGCGGGTCGGCCTTCGCGGCGGCCGCGAACTCGCTGTCGACGCTGTACGTCGGCGCGGTGCTCATGGGGCTGGCCAGCGGCGTCTACTACGTCGCCGCGAGCCCGCTGATCAGCGAACTCTACCCCCGGCGGGTCGGCTGGGCGATCGGCGTCAACGGCACCGCGAGTCAGGTGGCGGCGGTCGCCGCCCCCGTACTCGTCGGCCTCGTGCTCGCGGTCCCCTACTGGCCGATCGCCGCGTGGCGCGTGATCTTCCTGCTGATCGGCGTCGCGGCGTTCGGTTCGGCGCTGCTCTTTGCGGCCGCGGCGCGGCGGGCGACGCTCCCGTCGGCGGGGACGGCCGACCGCAACCTGCTCGTGGCGCTTCGCGCCCAGTGGCGGCTCATCCTGACCGGCATCGCCATCGTCGGACTGACCGGCATGGTCTGGAACGGCGTGTTCAACCTCTTTGGCACCTACCTCGTCGAGACGAAGGGCTTCTCCGAGGCCACCTCGCGTGACCTGCTGACGGTCACGTTCGCGACGGGCGTTCCCGCGTTCTGGCTCTCGGGTCGGCTGGCCGACCGCGTCCCGTTCGTTCCGCTGCTGTTTGCCATCCTCGCGGGCTTCGTCGTCACGCTCGTCGCGCTGGTGTTCGCGCAGGGGTTCGTCGCCGTCGCGGCCGTCGCCGCTGTCATGGGCTACGTGATCCACAGCCTCTTTCCGGTCACCGATACCTTCCTGCTCGCGTCGTTTCCCGACGAACACCGCGGGAGCGCCTACGCGCTGTTCAGCGGCACGATGATGCCGATTCAGGCCGCCGGGAGCGTCCTCGTCGGCGTCCTCGTCGACGTCGGCTTCGCGTTCGACGCCGTCTTCCTCGGGCTGGCGGTCGCCAACGGCGCGCTGGTCGCCGGGCTGGCGCTGCTCTACGTCGGCGGTCGGCTCCCGGACGGCCGCTGATGCCGATTCCGCGACGCCGCCGGCTCCGGCGCGGGGGTGCGGGGCGCGTCTCGCCGGAGCCGTGGCCGTTTTGACGGTTCGGCCGAACACACCACCGATGGAGTACACCCAGGAGCGGATCGCGACGCTCCACGACTTCGGCGGCGACCCCGGCCGTCTCGACCGGCTGGCGGCGCCGCTGCGCGAGACCGCGGTCGTCGTCCCGATGACCGCTCGCGAGCACGACAGCCCCGCCGCCGCGGGCGTCCTCGCGGAACTCGAACGGCTCGACGTCGCCGCCGTCGTCGTCCCCGTCCGCGCCGCCCCCGACCGGATCGGGCCGGTCCGGGAGTGGCTCGCGTCGTTCGACCTCCCGCTGTCGGTCCTGTGGTGTAACGCGCCCGCCGTCGAGGCCCGCTTCCGCGAAGCGGGGCTGCCGAACGGCGCCGGCAAGGGACGGGACGTCTGGCTCGCGCTCGGCCCCGCCGCCGACGCCGCCGAGTACGTCGTCGTCCACGACGCCGACGCGAAGGGGTACGAGGCCGAGGCCGTCGCCCGCCTGCTGGCCCCGCTCGCGGCCGGCTACGCGTTCTCGAAGGGCTACTACGCCCGCGTCGAGGACGGCCGCCTCTACGGTCGCCTGTTCCGACTGCTGTACGCGCCGCTGCTGGAGGCGCTCGCGGACGCCCACGACGCGCCGGTCGTCGACTACCTCGGGGCGTTCCGCTACGCGCTGGCCGGCGAGTTCGGGGTGACCGCCCCCCTCGCGCGACGCCTCCGTCCGCCGCCGGCGTGGGGCATCGAGGTCGGCACCCTCGGCGACGCCTTCGACCACGCCGGCTTCGAGGGGACCGCGCAGGTCGACCTCGGCCGCCACGAGCACGACCACCGCGCGGTCGCGGGCGAGTCGGGGCTGGAGGGGATGAGCCGCGAGGTCGCCGCCGAACTCCTGCGGGTCCTCGAAGAGCGCGGGGTCGCCCCCGACTACGGGACGCTCCCCGACCGGTACCGCGGGGCCGGCGAGGCGCTCGTCGACCGGTACGCGGCCGACGCCGCGTTCAACGGCCTCGCGTACGACCCCGCGGGCGAGCGCGAGCAGGTCGCCCGCTACGCGGCGTCGATCCGCCCGCCGGGCGAGGACTCCCGGCTGCCGCGGTGGGTCGACGCGCCGGTCGCACCCGGCGAGGTCCTCGACGCGGCCAGACCGTGGCGCCGCGCCGGGACGGGCGCACAAGACTAATCTAGACACCGACCGTTGTCGACCGTATGGACGCGACCGCGGACGAACTCGCCGGCGTGGTCGACCTCTTCGGCGGCCTCACGCCGACGGAACTCGAGCGCGCGCTCTCGGAGGTGGCGTTTCGCGCCGACGGGCAGTCGGTCGACGCCGAGGCCGCGACGGCGGCGGTCGAGGCCGCCCTCGACTCGTTCGCGCTCGTCAGGTACGAGACCGAGGCCGTCGCGGCGGACGAACCGCTGCTTGTCGCCGGACCGACGGCGTTCCCGTCGATCCCCGAGCACGCCGAGGACCTGCCGCACATCCTCGACGTCGACCGGCGGCGCCTCGACCGCGAGGCCCTCGGCGAGGCCGCCCGCGAGCGGTTCGTCGACGCCGTCGAGGCGGCCCTCGACGCGGGCGACGTGGACCGCGCGCGGACGCTGCTGGACGCGAGCTACGACCTCGAGGCGTGGGCGCCGCTGGACCTCGCCGCGGAGCGCGAACGGCTGGAACGCGGGCTGGGCGCCGACGACGGCGCGGAGGGCGTCGCGTGACATGGCACGGCTGAACCTCGATCCGGTGGCGGCGCACGTCCCCGCCGAGATCGACGATCAGGAGTACGACGCGGCCGTGATCGCCCCGGTCATCGACCGCGACGGCGAGGACTACCTGCTGTTTACCCGCCGGGCCGACCACCTCGGCGAGCATCCCGGCCAGATGAGCTTTCCGGGCGGCGGCGCCGAGCGACGGGACGAGACCATCCTCGATACGGCGCTTCGCGAGGCCCACGAGGAGATCGGACTGGCGGCCCACGAGGCCGAAGTGGTGGGCCGACTCGACGACATCCGGACGGTCACGGAGTACGCCGTCACGCCGTTCGTCGCGCGGGTGCCCGACCGCGAGTACGAACCCGACGAGCGCGAGGTCGCCGAGATCGTCCCCCTGCCGCTGTCGGGGCTGCTCGACCCCGCCAACTACGAGTACGACGAGCGCGACCACCCCTACTACGGCGAGGTCGTCATCCACTACTTCCGCGTCGACGGCTACACCGTCTGGGGGGCGACCGGCCGGATCCTCGTCCAGTTGCTCGAACTCGCCACCGACTTCGAGGCGCCCGCCCGGATCGATCGCTCGCGCTACTAGTTGCACCGAACGTCACCTTTTTACTCGCGCTCGCCGGAGGGGGGAGTACATGGTCGCGCAGACGATGGATCGAGTTCCGCACCGTTTCTAGAGCACTCTTCGTCGCGCGAGGTGGGATCAGATGCTGACCGGCGAGAGCGCGGTCTGCCGCGCCGGCCTCGACGCCGTCGCCGTCAAACCCGCCGAGTGTGACGTCTCGAACGCGTCGAACGTCCCCGTCGACACGGTCGCCGTCGACTACGAGGGACGCGAACACCTCCCCGACCGCCGGACCCTCGCCGCGCTCGCCCGCGACTCCGAGGTACTGGTGACGACGCCCGTCCGCGCGGACGGCTTCGACCCCCTCGGGGACGACTCGCTGCTGGCCACCCTCCCCGAGGGGGTCGGCCGCGTGCTGGTGGCGGGCCACCCCGCCTACCTCACCGAGGCCGAGCGCGAGCGCGCCGTGGCGCCACGCCTCGGCGCCGCCCTCGAAACGGCTCCCGAAGCGTGGGTCGGCACCGAGAGCGTCGAGCGGATCGCGATGGCGACCGGCGCGACGCAGTACGACCTGCTCTCGCGCTCGACCGAGCGCGAACTCCGGGCGATCCGCGCCGCTGGCTTCGACGGCGACGTCGCCGTCTACGCCCCCACCGTCCTCACCGACGACGAGGACACGGTGCTGGATGCCGTCGGCGCCTACGTCGCCCGGCGTCGCCCGGTCGCCGACGCGTTGCCCGACGGCGCGCCGACCGATTCGAGCGCGGCGGGCCGTGCCCGCGAGGTGCTGCTGGCGGCCGCGAGCGACTACGCGCTCGTCGGCACCGCCCGCGAGGTCCGCGAGCGCGTCGACGTGCTCCGGGCGGCCGGCGCGACGACGGTCGTCGGCTACCCCGCCCGCGGCCTCGGGTCGTTTCTCGACTAACCGAACGGAACCACCCAACGGTAAGTGCCCTCCGCGACGAGGGGACCCCATGCCACCGCTCGCCGAGCACACCACCGAGACGGCCGCCGACGCCCTCGAAGCGGCCGAGGTGGCGGTGTTGCCGACCGGAAGCACCGAACAGCACGGGCCGGCGCTCGCGCTGGGGATGGACCACCTCGCCGCGCGGGCGTTCGCCCGGACGGCCGCCGACCGCGAGGACGCGGTCGTCCTCCCGACGGTCCCCGTCGGCGTCAGCGCCCACCACCGCCAGTTCGACGGGACGCTGTACGTCGCCGAGGAGACGTTCGAGCGCTACGTCCGCGAGACGCTCGCGAGCCTCGCCGAGCACGGCGTCCGGAAGGCCGTCGTCGTCAACGGCCACGGCGGCAACTCGGGCGCGCTGCGCCGGGCCGCCCGTCGGCTGCGCGCGGAGCGGACCGCGTTCGCGCCGCCGTGGAACTGGTGGGAGAGCGTCGACGACCTCGCCGACGAACTGTTCGACGAGAACGGCGGCCACGCCGACGCGATGGAGTCGAGTCTCCTCTGGCACCTCCGCGAGGACCTCGTCCGGGCCGACCGCCTCGAGGCCGCCGCGGCCGGCGCGGGCGACGGCTGGGGCGAGTCCGTCCACGGCGCGCCGGTCGGCTTCGACACCATCGACTTCTCCGAGTCGGGCGCGGTCGGAAAACCCACG
The Salinilacihabitans rarus DNA segment above includes these coding regions:
- a CDS encoding DHH family phosphoesterase, whose amino-acid sequence is MSYRGDGAAGEPVVAAVADSLEAVDPLVLSLLVLGVVALVVGGWWVVRWFRRPPGVRLQRVLAKQEAVTVLMHPNPDPDAMACAMGVAAIADAVDTETTLQYPGEIRHQENRAFRTVLDLDLEHIESAGDLASETVVLVDHNTPRGFTGGQTIEPLAVVDHHPGNGAGTAFTDVRTDYGAASTVVVEYLEEIGATVAPEEEGDDEFVVSPELATGLLYGIQSDTNHLTKGCSAADFDACAYLFPGIDEDLLDRIANPQVSDDVLQVKADAITDKRVEGSFAICDVGEVENVDAIPQAADELMHLEGVTAVVVYGENDGTMHLSGRSRDDRVHMGEALSHAVGDIPMANAGGHARMGGGQLSVDHMNGIGPSDGISKAEFEERIFSAMAGER
- a CDS encoding DUF7388 family protein, which gives rise to MLTGESAVCRAGLDAVAVKPAECDVSNASNVPVDTVAVDYEGREHLPDRRTLAALARDSEVLVTTPVRADGFDPLGDDSLLATLPEGVGRVLVAGHPAYLTEAERERAVAPRLGAALETAPEAWVGTESVERIAMATGATQYDLLSRSTERELRAIRAAGFDGDVAVYAPTVLTDDEDTVLDAVGAYVARRRPVADALPDGAPTDSSAAGRAREVLLAAASDYALVGTAREVRERVDVLRAAGATTVVGYPARGLGSFLD
- a CDS encoding glycosyl transferase family 2, giving the protein MEYTQERIATLHDFGGDPGRLDRLAAPLRETAVVVPMTAREHDSPAAAGVLAELERLDVAAVVVPVRAAPDRIGPVREWLASFDLPLSVLWCNAPAVEARFREAGLPNGAGKGRDVWLALGPAADAAEYVVVHDADAKGYEAEAVARLLAPLAAGYAFSKGYYARVEDGRLYGRLFRLLYAPLLEALADAHDAPVVDYLGAFRYALAGEFGVTAPLARRLRPPPAWGIEVGTLGDAFDHAGFEGTAQVDLGRHEHDHRAVAGESGLEGMSREVAAELLRVLEERGVAPDYGTLPDRYRGAGEALVDRYAADAAFNGLAYDPAGEREQVARYAASIRPPGEDSRLPRWVDAPVAPGEVLDAARPWRRAGTGAQD
- a CDS encoding HVO_0758 family zinc finger protein, which gives rise to MNSIRKALREGELEKDTYERVTCAECEKPLKTTNDPDSIATIRTCPDCGREWKEIR
- a CDS encoding creatininase family protein, encoding MPPLAEHTTETAADALEAAEVAVLPTGSTEQHGPALALGMDHLAARAFARTAADREDAVVLPTVPVGVSAHHRQFDGTLYVAEETFERYVRETLASLAEHGVRKAVVVNGHGGNSGALRRAARRLRAERTAFAPPWNWWESVDDLADELFDENGGHADAMESSLLWHLREDLVRADRLEAAAAGAGDGWGESVHGAPVGFDTIDFSESGAVGKPTQADPEKGERLFEAASEELHALLDWLAERPLSECWPREGRR
- a CDS encoding SDR family oxidoreductase, translated to MRVAILGCGYVGLELGRQLAERGHEAIGVRRSDEGIERIDAAGFAAVRADVTAPEDLTAVPDVDAVVFAASSGGRGAAAAREVYVEGLDAAVEAFGERETPPDRLVYTSSTGVHGDHGGDWVDEGTPIEPTTEKTEVLAAAERLALDRPPEYGFEGTVARYAGLYGPDRYRLDRYLDGPVTEGYLNMVHRDDAAGAVRFLLEEDLARGEVVQVVDDEPVSKWAFADWLADECGVERPPKRTKAERLAAGDLSAAARRRLLTSKRCSNGKLRSLGYEFAHPTFREGYRAAVETYRRGETP
- a CDS encoding NUDIX hydrolase — its product is MARLNLDPVAAHVPAEIDDQEYDAAVIAPVIDRDGEDYLLFTRRADHLGEHPGQMSFPGGGAERRDETILDTALREAHEEIGLAAHEAEVVGRLDDIRTVTEYAVTPFVARVPDREYEPDEREVAEIVPLPLSGLLDPANYEYDERDHPYYGEVVIHYFRVDGYTVWGATGRILVQLLELATDFEAPARIDRSRY
- a CDS encoding DUF7109 family protein, with amino-acid sequence MDATADELAGVVDLFGGLTPTELERALSEVAFRADGQSVDAEAATAAVEAALDSFALVRYETEAVAADEPLLVAGPTAFPSIPEHAEDLPHILDVDRRRLDREALGEAARERFVDAVEAALDAGDVDRARTLLDASYDLEAWAPLDLAAERERLERGLGADDGAEGVA
- a CDS encoding DUF5791 family protein: MFYEQRTTAPDSPADLRAEYETDLAGVLDRVDLSEAVATTGIERERLEALRDGDSPSLSLAEAAAILALDEGEPDAETIETMATEHLLLGMSTAVLDVETVESELDIDLDAKEVQQKIERRAPMSFAEFVHVQYVIADRMS
- a CDS encoding MFS transporter, coding for MTQRADDGGLPGRAEVFGSLCVLVFLVNLGRVIYAPLLEPFRTTFGATPGQLGLLATLAWVGSAAPRFPTGYLLTKVPRHWVVLSTGLVLAGGSAFAAAANSLSTLYVGAVLMGLASGVYYVAASPLISELYPRRVGWAIGVNGTASQVAAVAAPVLVGLVLAVPYWPIAAWRVIFLLIGVAAFGSALLFAAAARRATLPSAGTADRNLLVALRAQWRLILTGIAIVGLTGMVWNGVFNLFGTYLVETKGFSEATSRDLLTVTFATGVPAFWLSGRLADRVPFVPLLFAILAGFVVTLVALVFAQGFVAVAAVAAVMGYVIHSLFPVTDTFLLASFPDEHRGSAYALFSGTMMPIQAAGSVLVGVLVDVGFAFDAVFLGLAVANGALVAGLALLYVGGRLPDGR
- a CDS encoding tubulin/FtsZ family protein; the encoded protein is MKVALIGVGQAGGKVTERLARFDAEMGFDAVQGALAINSAEADLRSIEFVDTLLIGQDRVNGHGVGADNELGTEVAQADIDEILDALDGHVTSRAEAIFVVAGLGGGTGSGGAPVVVHNLQRVYDVPVYALGILPGRNEGALYQANAGRSLKTVVREADATLLIDNDAWHEQGESVEGAFERINEKIARRVGLLFAAGEAVEGVAESVVDSSEVINTLRGGGVAALGYASAVASEDGGENIRTTTTVARNALFTGTSLPEATTAEAALLVIAGDPEVIPRKGVERARRWLEDETESMQVRGGDFPLESDRLAALVLLGGAERSERIEEFMQRAREARESADEPQEDPAEQLVDDRLEDLI